A single genomic interval of Pseudomonas sp. FeN3W harbors:
- a CDS encoding tetratricopeptide repeat protein, giving the protein MKRLAALAALLFIGGCQTFTQQAPESSPPVEDAAQESSASDAAEYGSFSRQSLYALLVAELAGQRNRFDIALGNYVQQAHATQDAGVAERGFRIAEYLGADQAALDTAMIWARNAPDSLDAQRAAAVQLARAGRYEESLEFMEKVLQGQGDTHFDFLALSASETDPDTRAGLLQSFDKLLVKHPDNPQLSFGKAVLLQQDDRSEEALALLQKQPDKERQIPSILLEARLLHSLQRGDEAIPLLERSLRQHPEDKRLRLTYARLLVEQERLEDAMGEFATLVQQHPTDDDLRFSMALVCMEAEAWREATVYLEELIERGSHVDAAYFNLGRAYQAMDKNAKALDALAQVGPGNEYLPAKLLQSQLLYSSNRGQEASAVLTEARQQQPDYAIQLYLIEIEALSEQDRTEQAWQLVEQALADFPEDLNLLYTRAMLAEKRGDLTQLERDLRFIIEREPDNAMALNALGYTLADRTDRHEEALQLIEQAYQLNPDDPAILDSLGWVNFRLGNLTEAEALLRKALQRFADHEVAAHLGEVLWAQGERSEARAVWSKAFKLQPDSQILRETLKRLTGSEKP; this is encoded by the coding sequence ATGAAAAGACTCGCCGCACTTGCCGCCCTGCTGTTCATCGGCGGCTGCCAGACCTTCACGCAGCAAGCCCCCGAAAGCAGCCCGCCGGTCGAGGACGCTGCCCAGGAGAGCTCCGCCAGCGACGCGGCAGAGTACGGCTCGTTCAGTCGCCAGTCCCTCTATGCGCTGCTGGTCGCAGAGCTTGCCGGGCAGCGCAACCGCTTCGACATCGCCCTGGGCAATTACGTACAGCAGGCGCATGCGACGCAGGACGCCGGCGTCGCCGAACGCGGATTCCGCATCGCCGAATACCTCGGCGCAGACCAGGCGGCGCTGGATACCGCGATGATCTGGGCGCGCAACGCCCCCGACAGTCTCGACGCCCAGCGCGCCGCTGCCGTGCAGCTGGCCCGAGCGGGGCGTTACGAAGAATCGCTCGAGTTCATGGAGAAGGTTCTGCAGGGCCAGGGCGACACGCACTTCGACTTCCTCGCACTGTCGGCCTCGGAAACCGACCCGGACACCCGCGCCGGCCTGCTGCAAAGCTTCGACAAGCTGCTGGTCAAGCACCCGGACAACCCACAGCTTTCCTTCGGCAAGGCCGTGCTGCTGCAGCAGGATGATCGCAGCGAGGAAGCGCTGGCGCTGCTGCAGAAGCAGCCGGACAAGGAGCGGCAGATCCCGTCCATCCTGCTCGAAGCACGCCTGCTGCACAGCTTGCAGCGCGGCGACGAGGCGATCCCGCTGCTCGAGCGGAGCCTGCGCCAGCACCCCGAAGACAAGCGTTTGCGCCTGACCTATGCACGCCTGCTGGTGGAGCAGGAGCGTCTGGAAGACGCCATGGGCGAGTTCGCCACCCTGGTCCAGCAACACCCCACCGACGACGACCTGCGCTTCTCCATGGCGCTGGTCTGCATGGAGGCCGAGGCCTGGCGCGAAGCTACCGTCTACCTGGAAGAGCTGATCGAACGCGGCAGTCACGTTGACGCGGCTTACTTCAACCTTGGCCGCGCCTATCAGGCGATGGACAAGAACGCCAAGGCACTCGACGCGCTGGCCCAGGTCGGCCCCGGCAACGAATACCTGCCAGCGAAACTGCTGCAGAGCCAACTGCTCTACTCCAGCAATCGCGGCCAGGAAGCGTCCGCGGTTCTAACTGAGGCCCGCCAGCAGCAGCCTGACTACGCCATCCAGCTGTACCTGATCGAGATCGAAGCGCTCTCCGAGCAGGATCGCACCGAACAGGCCTGGCAACTGGTGGAGCAGGCGCTTGCCGATTTCCCCGAAGACCTCAACCTGCTGTACACCCGCGCCATGCTCGCGGAAAAGCGCGGCGATCTGACGCAGCTGGAACGCGATCTGCGCTTCATCATCGAGCGTGAGCCGGACAACGCCATGGCGCTCAACGCGCTCGGTTACACCCTGGCAGACCGTACCGATCGCCACGAGGAAGCGCTCCAGCTGATCGAGCAGGCCTACCAGCTGAACCCCGACGACCCGGCGATCCTCGACAGCCTCGGCTGGGTCAACTTCCGCCTGGGCAATCTGACCGAGGCCGAAGCGCTGCTGCGCAAGGCGCTGCAACGCTTTGCCGACCACGAAGTCGCAGCGCATCTGGGCGAAGTGCTTTGGGCCCAGGGTGAACGCAGCGAGGCCCGCGCGGTCTGGTCGAAGGCATTCAAACTACAACCGGACAGCCAGATCCTGCGCGAAACGCTGAAACGGCTGACCGGCTCGGAGAAGCCCTGA
- the lolB gene encoding lipoprotein insertase outer membrane protein LolB encodes MSLLKNLLAPCLALLLAGCAGLGPRESVEGPGNAAAWKEHRSQVETLDGWQISGKIGIRAPQESGSGTLFWLQRQDYFDIRLSGPLGRGATRLTGRPDAVSLEVAGQGRFEAESPEALVEAQLGWQLPVSHLLWWVRGLPAPDSRSRLSLDSESRLARLEQDGWQVNYLTYAEHNGFTLPERIRLQGHDLQITLVVKDWQPRQLGR; translated from the coding sequence ATGTCCCTGTTGAAAAACCTTCTTGCTCCCTGCCTGGCCCTCCTGCTTGCTGGCTGTGCCGGACTTGGCCCACGCGAATCGGTTGAAGGTCCCGGCAATGCCGCCGCCTGGAAAGAGCACCGCAGCCAGGTCGAGACCCTCGACGGCTGGCAGATCAGCGGCAAGATCGGCATTCGCGCGCCGCAGGAATCCGGTAGCGGCACGCTGTTCTGGCTGCAGCGCCAGGATTATTTCGACATTCGCCTGTCCGGCCCGCTGGGCCGCGGCGCCACTCGCCTGACCGGCCGCCCGGACGCCGTATCGCTGGAAGTCGCCGGCCAGGGCCGCTTCGAAGCCGAATCCCCGGAGGCACTGGTCGAAGCGCAGCTCGGCTGGCAGCTGCCGGTATCGCACCTGCTCTGGTGGGTGCGCGGCCTACCCGCGCCGGACAGCCGCAGCCGCCTGAGCCTGGACAGCGAGAGCCGCCTGGCTCGTCTGGAGCAGGACGGCTGGCAGGTGAACTACCTGACCTACGCCGAGCACAACGGCTTCACCCTGCCCGAGCGCATCCGCCTGCAAGGTCACGACCTGCAGATCACCCTGGTGGTCAAGGACTGGCAACCGCGCCAGCTGGGCCGCTGA
- a CDS encoding NADH:flavin oxidoreductase/NADH oxidase family protein, whose protein sequence is MTLFDPLVLPNGSTLPNRIAKAAMEENMADADHAPSEHLLRLYQAWAEGGSGLLISGNVMVDSRAMTGPGGVVLEDEAQLARFERWARIGRAKGAQFWLQINHPGRQMQANLGQPTWAPSAVELELGNLSKRFATPQAMTEAVIEDVIERFARSARLGERAGFTGVEIHAAHGYLLSQFLSPLTNQRNDRWGGSLDNRARLLLEIVKAVRAVVSPRFAVAVKLNSADFQRGGFSADDAQQVVCLLNEQDVDLVELSGGSYEAPAMQGQARDGRTLAREAYFLEFAREIRAVASMPIMVTGGIRRAPVAQDVLASGIEMVGIGTALAIDPNLPRDWQLGLGSAPQLPPITWKNKMLASLANMAVVKYQLRKLSRGRDSQPGVSPLWALLVQQVADIFRTRQYRRWMAQRTVSRGQSVSTSPS, encoded by the coding sequence TTCGACTCTGCCCAACCGCATCGCCAAGGCGGCGATGGAAGAGAACATGGCGGACGCCGACCACGCCCCGTCAGAGCATCTGCTGCGCCTCTATCAGGCCTGGGCCGAGGGTGGCAGCGGCCTGCTGATCAGCGGCAACGTGATGGTCGACAGCCGCGCCATGACCGGGCCGGGTGGCGTGGTGCTGGAAGATGAGGCACAACTGGCAAGGTTCGAGCGTTGGGCACGCATCGGCCGGGCCAAGGGGGCGCAGTTCTGGCTGCAGATCAACCATCCCGGACGGCAGATGCAAGCCAACCTGGGCCAGCCGACTTGGGCGCCCTCGGCCGTTGAGCTGGAACTGGGCAACCTGTCCAAGCGCTTCGCCACGCCGCAGGCGATGACCGAGGCCGTGATCGAGGACGTGATCGAACGCTTCGCCCGTAGCGCTCGCCTGGGTGAACGGGCCGGTTTTACCGGGGTGGAAATTCATGCCGCCCATGGCTATCTGCTCAGCCAGTTCCTCTCCCCGCTGACCAACCAGCGCAACGACCGATGGGGCGGCTCGCTGGACAACCGCGCGCGTCTGCTGCTGGAGATCGTCAAGGCGGTACGCGCCGTGGTCTCACCGCGCTTCGCCGTAGCGGTCAAGCTCAACTCGGCGGACTTCCAGCGCGGCGGCTTCAGCGCGGACGATGCACAGCAGGTGGTGTGCCTGCTCAATGAGCAGGATGTGGACCTCGTCGAACTGTCCGGCGGCAGCTACGAGGCGCCGGCCATGCAGGGCCAGGCACGCGACGGCCGCACCCTGGCACGTGAGGCCTACTTCCTGGAATTCGCCCGCGAGATCCGCGCGGTGGCGAGCATGCCGATCATGGTCACCGGCGGTATCCGCCGCGCACCGGTGGCGCAGGACGTCCTGGCCAGCGGCATCGAGATGGTCGGCATCGGTACCGCCTTGGCCATCGACCCGAACCTGCCACGCGACTGGCAGCTCGGTCTCGGCAGCGCACCACAACTGCCGCCGATCACCTGGAAGAACAAGATGCTGGCGTCGCTCGCCAATATGGCCGTGGTCAAGTATCAGCTGCGCAAACTCAGCCGGGGACGAGACAGCCAACCCGGCGTTTCACCGCTGTGGGCACTGCTGGTACAGCAAGTGGCCGATATATTCCGCACCCGGCAATATCGGCGTTGGATGGCGCAGCGCACGGTAAGCCGGGGGCAGAGCGTCAGCACCTCGCCATCCTGA
- the ychF gene encoding redox-regulated ATPase YchF produces MGFNCGIVGLPNVGKSTLFNALTKSGIAAENFPFCTIEPNSGIVPMPDPRLDALATIVKPERVIPTTMEFVDIAGLVAGASKGEGLGNKFLANIRETDAIAHVVRCFEDENVIHVANSVDPKRDIEIIDLELIMADLDSCEKQLQRVARTAKGGDKEAVAQKALLEKLIPHLTEGKPARSLLKNFSDEEKRLAKTFHLLTTKPVMYIANVAEDGFENNPHLDVVNAIAEEEGAIVVPVCNKIEAEIAELDDLEEMQMFLETMGMDEPGLNRVIRAGYQLLNLQTYFTAGVKEVRAWTVKIGATAPQAAAVIHTDFEKGFIRAEVIAYDDFIQYKGEAGAKEAGKWRLEGKEYIVKDGDVMHFRFNV; encoded by the coding sequence ATGGGATTCAACTGCGGCATCGTCGGTCTGCCCAACGTCGGCAAGTCCACCCTGTTCAACGCCCTGACCAAATCCGGCATCGCGGCGGAGAACTTCCCGTTCTGCACCATCGAGCCGAACAGCGGCATCGTACCGATGCCCGATCCGCGTCTCGACGCGCTGGCGACGATCGTCAAGCCGGAGCGGGTGATTCCGACCACCATGGAGTTCGTCGATATCGCCGGCCTGGTCGCCGGCGCCTCGAAGGGTGAAGGCCTGGGCAACAAGTTTCTCGCCAACATTCGCGAAACCGACGCCATCGCCCACGTGGTGCGCTGCTTCGAAGACGAGAACGTCATTCACGTCGCCAACAGCGTCGATCCCAAGCGCGACATCGAGATCATCGACCTCGAGCTGATCATGGCCGACCTCGACAGCTGCGAGAAGCAGCTGCAGCGTGTCGCCCGTACCGCCAAGGGCGGCGACAAGGAAGCGGTGGCGCAGAAGGCGCTGCTGGAGAAGCTGATCCCGCATCTCACCGAAGGCAAGCCGGCGCGCAGCCTGCTGAAGAACTTCAGCGACGAGGAAAAGCGCCTGGCCAAGACCTTCCACCTGCTGACCACCAAGCCGGTGATGTACATCGCCAACGTCGCCGAGGATGGCTTCGAGAACAACCCGCACCTGGACGTGGTCAACGCCATCGCCGAGGAAGAAGGCGCCATCGTCGTGCCGGTGTGCAACAAGATCGAGGCCGAGATCGCCGAACTGGACGATCTGGAAGAGATGCAGATGTTCCTCGAGACCATGGGCATGGACGAGCCTGGCCTGAACCGCGTGATCCGCGCCGGCTACCAGCTGCTCAACCTGCAGACCTACTTCACCGCCGGGGTCAAGGAAGTTCGCGCCTGGACCGTCAAGATCGGCGCTACGGCTCCGCAGGCCGCCGCCGTGATCCACACCGACTTCGAGAAAGGCTTCATCCGCGCCGAAGTCATCGCCTATGACGACTTCATCCAGTACAAGGGCGAAGCTGGCGCCAAGGAAGCCGGCAAGTGGCGCCTGGAAGGCAAGGAATACATCGTCAAGGACGGCGACGTGATGCACTTCCGCTTCAACGTATAG
- a CDS encoding ribose-phosphate pyrophosphokinase, with protein sequence MSKMMVFTGNANPDLARRVVRQLHIPLGDAYVGKFSDGEISVEINENVRGKDVFLIQPTCAPTNDNLMELVVLADAFRRSSASRITAVIPYFGYARQDRRPRSARVPISAKVVADMLDVVGVNRVLTVDLHADQIQGFFDMPVDNIYGSPVLVDDIQAQRFENLMIVSPDIGGVVRARAVAKSLGVDLAIIDKRRPKANQSEVMHIIGDIEGRTCILVDDMVDTAGTLCHAAKALKDHGAAKVYAYCTHPILSGRAIENIEGSVLDELVVTNTIPLSAAAQSCTRIRQLDIAPVVAEAVRRISNAESISAMFR encoded by the coding sequence GTGTCCAAGATGATGGTCTTCACGGGGAACGCCAACCCCGATCTGGCCCGGCGTGTCGTACGTCAGCTGCATATTCCCCTCGGTGATGCCTATGTCGGAAAGTTCTCCGACGGCGAGATCAGTGTCGAGATCAACGAGAACGTTCGCGGCAAGGACGTCTTCCTGATCCAGCCGACCTGCGCACCGACCAACGACAACCTGATGGAGCTGGTGGTGCTGGCCGACGCCTTCCGCCGCTCCTCGGCTTCGCGCATCACCGCCGTGATCCCCTACTTCGGCTATGCCCGCCAGGACCGCCGTCCGCGTTCGGCTCGCGTACCGATCAGCGCCAAGGTCGTGGCCGACATGCTCGACGTCGTCGGCGTCAACCGCGTCCTCACGGTCGACCTGCACGCCGATCAGATCCAGGGCTTCTTCGACATGCCGGTAGATAACATCTACGGCTCGCCGGTCCTGGTCGACGACATTCAGGCCCAGCGCTTCGAGAACCTGATGATCGTCTCCCCGGACATCGGTGGCGTGGTTCGCGCCCGTGCCGTGGCCAAGTCCCTCGGCGTCGACCTGGCGATCATCGACAAGCGTCGGCCGAAGGCCAACCAGTCCGAAGTGATGCACATCATTGGTGACATCGAAGGCCGTACCTGCATCCTCGTCGACGACATGGTCGACACCGCCGGTACCCTCTGCCATGCCGCCAAGGCGCTGAAGGACCACGGCGCTGCCAAGGTCTACGCCTACTGCACGCACCCGATCCTGTCCGGCCGCGCCATCGAGAACATCGAAGGCTCCGTGCTCGACGAGCTGGTGGTGACCAACACCATCCCGCTGTCGGCCGCTGCGCAGTCTTGCACCCGAATTCGCCAACTGGACATCGCGCCAGTGGTGGCTGAAGCGGTACGCCGCATCAGCAATGCCGAATCGATCAGCGCGATGTTCCGCTAA
- the pth gene encoding aminoacyl-tRNA hydrolase — translation MTAVKLIVGLGNPGPEYDQTRHNAGALFVERLAAREGVSLSNDRKYFGLVGKFSHQGEDIRLLIPTTYMNRSGQAVAALAGFFRIPPESILVAHDELDMPPGVAKLKQGGGHGGHNGLRDIIAKLGNQNGFHRLRLGIGHPGHASLVSGYVLGRAPQAEREKLDASIDFALDVVPEILAGDWTRAMQRLHSQKA, via the coding sequence GTGACTGCCGTAAAACTGATCGTCGGCCTGGGAAATCCAGGCCCTGAATACGACCAGACCCGGCACAACGCGGGGGCCCTTTTCGTTGAGCGCCTGGCTGCCCGCGAGGGCGTCTCGCTCAGCAATGATCGAAAGTACTTCGGCCTAGTCGGCAAGTTCAGCCATCAGGGCGAAGACATCCGCCTGCTCATCCCCACTACCTACATGAACCGCAGCGGTCAGGCGGTGGCGGCACTGGCCGGTTTTTTCCGAATTCCCCCCGAGTCCATCCTGGTCGCCCATGATGAACTCGACATGCCGCCCGGCGTCGCCAAGCTCAAGCAGGGCGGCGGTCATGGCGGACACAACGGGCTGCGCGACATCATCGCCAAGCTCGGCAATCAGAACGGCTTTCATCGCCTGCGCCTGGGTATCGGCCATCCTGGCCACGCCAGCCTGGTCAGCGGCTATGTCCTGGGTCGTGCACCGCAGGCCGAGCGCGAAAAGCTCGACGCCAGCATCGACTTCGCGCTCGACGTCGTGCCGGAAATCCTGGCCGGCGACTGGACCCGTGCGATGCAGCGCCTGCACAGCCAGAAGGCCTGA
- the hemA gene encoding glutamyl-tRNA reductase, which translates to MAFLALGINHKTASVDVRERVAFTPDQMVEALRQLCRVTPTREAAILSTCNRSELYLQQDQVEADAVLAWLANYHRLSLDELKACAYVHVDDQAVRHMMRVASGLDSLVLGEPQILGQMKSAYAVAREAGSVGPLLGRLFQATFSTAKTVRTDTAIGENPVSVAFAAVSLARQIFSNLQRSQALLIGAGETITLVARHLHEQGVKRIVVANRTLERASALAAELGAQAILLADIPDELHNSDIVISSTASQLPILGKGAVEQALKRRKHKPMFMVDIAVPRDIESQVGELDDVYLYTVDDLHEVVAENLKSRQGAAQAAEELVAAGTEDFMQRLRELAAVDVLKAYRQHAERIRDDELSKAQRLLDNGGSAEEALVQLARGLTNKLLHAPSVQLKKLSAEGRVEALSMAQELFALHEGTEKT; encoded by the coding sequence ATGGCTTTCCTCGCGCTTGGCATTAATCACAAGACCGCTTCGGTGGACGTCCGCGAGCGCGTAGCCTTCACGCCCGACCAGATGGTCGAGGCCTTGCGGCAACTGTGCCGCGTCACTCCGACCCGCGAAGCGGCGATCCTCTCGACCTGCAATCGCAGCGAGCTGTATCTGCAGCAGGATCAGGTCGAGGCCGATGCCGTGCTCGCCTGGCTGGCCAATTATCACCGTCTCAGCCTCGACGAGCTCAAGGCTTGCGCCTATGTGCATGTCGACGATCAGGCCGTGCGCCACATGATGCGCGTCGCCTCCGGGCTCGACTCGCTGGTGCTGGGCGAACCGCAGATTCTCGGGCAGATGAAGTCGGCCTATGCGGTCGCCCGAGAGGCCGGCAGCGTCGGCCCTCTGCTTGGCCGGCTGTTTCAGGCTACCTTCAGCACGGCGAAGACCGTGCGCACCGACACAGCCATCGGTGAGAATCCGGTTTCGGTGGCGTTTGCCGCGGTCAGTCTGGCGCGGCAGATCTTCAGCAATCTGCAACGCAGCCAGGCCCTGCTGATCGGCGCCGGTGAGACCATCACCCTGGTCGCGCGCCATCTGCACGAGCAGGGCGTGAAGAGAATCGTGGTCGCCAACCGCACCCTCGAGCGGGCCAGCGCGCTAGCTGCCGAACTGGGTGCGCAGGCGATCCTGCTCGCCGATATCCCGGACGAACTGCACAACAGCGACATCGTCATCAGCTCCACCGCCAGCCAGCTGCCGATTCTCGGCAAGGGTGCGGTCGAGCAGGCACTGAAGCGGCGCAAACACAAGCCGATGTTCATGGTCGATATCGCCGTGCCGCGGGACATCGAGTCGCAGGTCGGCGAGCTGGACGACGTCTATCTGTACACGGTCGACGATCTGCATGAGGTGGTTGCGGAGAACCTCAAGAGTCGCCAGGGCGCGGCCCAGGCCGCCGAGGAACTGGTTGCGGCCGGCACCGAGGACTTCATGCAGCGCCTGCGCGAGCTGGCCGCAGTTGATGTGCTCAAGGCCTACCGGCAGCACGCAGAGCGCATCCGCGACGATGAGCTGAGCAAGGCCCAGCGTCTGCTGGACAATGGGGGCAGTGCAGAGGAGGCTCTCGTCCAGCTCGCCCGTGGCCTGACCAACAAATTGCTGCATGCACCCAGCGTGCAACTGAAGAAACTCTCCGCCGAGGGCCGCGTCGAGGCGCTGAGCATGGCCCAGGAACTCTTCGCCCTGCACGAGGGCACGGAAAAAACATGA
- the ispE gene encoding 4-(cytidine 5'-diphospho)-2-C-methyl-D-erythritol kinase, whose product MLTLPAPAKLNLMLHITGRRADGYHELQTLFQFLDYGDELGFRLREDGQIRLLTELPGVDHESNLIVRAARLLQRESGCTLGADIQLTKRLPMGGGIGGGSSDAATTLLGLDHLWQLQLGEDRLAELGLSLGADVPVFVRGRAAFAEGVGERLQPVDLPEPWFLVIAPQVSVSTAEIFADPELTRNTPAITVRSLLAGGGHNDCQPVVEKRYPEVRNALSLLNKFVPASMTGTGACVFGSFPNEGEADKVRRQLPDSLPSFVARGRNVSMLHRCLERLAQEASA is encoded by the coding sequence ATGCTGACCCTGCCGGCACCGGCCAAACTCAACCTGATGCTGCATATCACCGGGCGTCGAGCCGATGGCTATCACGAGCTGCAGACCCTGTTCCAGTTCCTCGACTACGGCGACGAGCTCGGCTTCCGCCTGCGTGAGGACGGGCAGATCCGCCTGCTGACCGAACTGCCGGGCGTCGACCACGAGAGCAACCTGATCGTTCGCGCGGCACGCCTGCTGCAGCGCGAAAGCGGCTGCACGCTGGGTGCCGACATCCAGCTGACCAAGCGTCTACCCATGGGCGGTGGGATCGGTGGCGGCAGCTCCGATGCCGCCACCACCCTGCTCGGCCTGGATCACCTGTGGCAACTGCAGTTGGGCGAGGATCGCCTGGCCGAACTGGGCCTGAGCCTCGGGGCCGATGTACCAGTGTTCGTTCGCGGTCGCGCGGCCTTCGCAGAGGGGGTCGGCGAGCGCCTGCAACCGGTCGATCTACCCGAGCCCTGGTTCCTCGTCATAGCGCCGCAAGTCTCTGTTAGTACAGCGGAAATATTTGCCGACCCAGAGTTGACACGTAATACCCCGGCCATTACAGTTCGCAGCCTTCTTGCTGGGGGCGGTCATAACGACTGTCAGCCGGTGGTCGAGAAGCGTTATCCAGAAGTTCGTAACGCTTTGAGCTTGTTGAACAAATTCGTTCCGGCAAGCATGACCGGCACTGGAGCTTGTGTGTTTGGGAGCTTCCCAAACGAAGGCGAGGCTGATAAAGTCCGCCGCCAACTTCCAGACTCTTTGCCAAGTTTCGTGGCCCGCGGTCGTAACGTTTCGATGTTGCACCGATGCCTTGAACGACTGGCGCAGGAAGCGAGTGCGTAG
- a CDS encoding 50S ribosomal protein L25/general stress protein Ctc, whose protein sequence is MTDFTLNAQVRSDLGKGASRRLRRNAALVPAVIYGGDKAPQSISILAKDLAKLLENEASFSHVLSMNVDGQTESVLIKALQRHPAKSFVLHADFVRVVAGHKLTATVPLHFINQETSVGVKQQGGEILHNLNEVEVSCLPQDLPEFIEVDMAKVEVGQVLHMTDLKLPKGVELVALAHGSDLPVANVHAPRVSKEDAPKEEDAAE, encoded by the coding sequence ATGACCGATTTCACCCTGAATGCCCAAGTGCGTTCCGACCTGGGGAAAGGTGCGAGCCGCCGCCTGCGTCGTAACGCTGCCCTGGTTCCGGCCGTCATCTATGGTGGCGACAAGGCCCCGCAGTCCATCAGCATCCTGGCCAAAGATCTGGCCAAGCTGCTGGAAAACGAAGCCTCTTTCAGCCACGTGCTGAGCATGAACGTTGACGGCCAGACCGAATCCGTTCTGATCAAGGCCCTGCAGCGCCATCCGGCCAAGAGCTTCGTCCTGCATGCCGACTTCGTGCGCGTCGTTGCCGGCCACAAGCTGACCGCTACCGTACCCCTGCACTTCATCAACCAGGAAACCTCGGTTGGCGTGAAGCAGCAAGGCGGCGAGATCCTGCACAACCTCAACGAAGTCGAAGTGTCCTGCCTGCCGCAAGACCTGCCGGAATTCATCGAAGTCGACATGGCCAAGGTCGAAGTCGGCCAGGTCCTGCACATGACCGACCTCAAGCTGCCGAAAGGCGTTGAGCTGGTCGCCCTGGCCCACGGCAGCGACCTGCCGGTTGCCAACGTTCACGCACCGCGCGTGAGCAAGGAAGACGCTCCGAAAGAAGAAGACGCTGCCGAGTAA
- the prfA gene encoding peptide chain release factor 1 — MKASLLNKLDILQDRFEELTALLGDAEVISDQSRFRAYSREYAEVEPVIVAYRQLCKVQQDLEGAQALLKDSDPDMREMAEEEVTEAKTQLETLEANLQRMLLPKDPNDGRNVFLEIRAGTGGDEAAIFAGDLFRMYSRYAEKQGWRVEILSESEGEHGGYKEVISRVEGDNVYAKLKFESGAHRVQRVPETESQGRIHTSACTVAVLPEPDEQAAVEINPAELRVDTYRSSGAGGQHVNKTDSAIRITHLPTGMVVECQEERSQHKNRAKAMAWLAAKLQDRQDAAAHKEISETRKLLVGSGDRSERIRTYNFPQGRVTDHRVNLTLYSLNEVIGGAVEQVIEPLLQEYQADQLAALGD, encoded by the coding sequence ATGAAAGCTTCGCTGCTGAACAAGCTGGACATCCTGCAGGACCGTTTCGAAGAGCTCACCGCACTGCTCGGCGACGCTGAAGTCATCAGCGACCAGAGCCGTTTTCGTGCCTATTCCCGCGAGTACGCCGAGGTCGAGCCGGTGATCGTCGCCTATCGGCAGCTGTGCAAGGTTCAGCAGGATCTCGAGGGTGCCCAGGCGCTGCTCAAGGACAGCGACCCCGACATGCGCGAGATGGCCGAGGAGGAGGTTACCGAAGCCAAGACCCAGCTCGAGACGCTGGAAGCCAACCTGCAGCGCATGCTGCTGCCCAAGGACCCCAACGACGGGCGCAACGTGTTCCTCGAGATCCGCGCCGGCACCGGCGGCGACGAGGCGGCGATCTTCGCCGGCGATCTGTTCCGCATGTATTCGCGCTATGCCGAGAAGCAGGGCTGGCGCGTGGAGATTCTGTCCGAGAGCGAAGGCGAGCACGGCGGCTACAAGGAAGTGATTTCCCGCGTCGAGGGCGACAACGTCTACGCCAAGCTCAAGTTCGAGTCCGGCGCACACCGCGTGCAGCGCGTGCCGGAGACCGAGTCCCAGGGGCGTATTCACACCTCGGCCTGCACCGTTGCGGTGCTGCCTGAGCCGGACGAGCAGGCCGCGGTGGAGATCAACCCGGCCGAGCTGCGGGTGGACACCTACCGCTCCTCCGGCGCCGGCGGCCAGCACGTCAACAAGACCGACTCGGCGATTCGTATCACGCACCTGCCCACTGGCATGGTGGTCGAGTGTCAGGAGGAGCGTTCTCAGCACAAGAACCGCGCCAAGGCCATGGCCTGGCTCGCAGCCAAGCTGCAGGATCGCCAGGACGCCGCGGCGCACAAGGAAATCTCCGAGACGCGCAAGTTGCTGGTTGGCTCCGGGGATCGCTCCGAACGTATCCGTACCTACAATTTTCCCCAGGGCCGGGTCACCGACCATCGCGTCAACCTGACGCTGTATTCGCTCAACGAAGTGATCGGCGGCGCTGTGGAACAGGTCATCGAGCCGCTGTTGCAGGAATACCAGGCCGACCAGCTGGCCGCGCTGGGCGACTGA